aaatttttcagaatatctaacttttgtgttcaaaagaagaaagaaacataaaggtttggaacgacttgagggtgagtaaatgatgagtacatTATATTTTGGggttaaaacaaatctttaaacaGATTTAAACCTTTAAACCTTTAAACAGATCTTTTCCTAATCATGGCGGTCAATAATGTTTCTTTACTTTGCTGCATTCAAAATACAGCATTAATAAAAGATGAATCACTGTCTGACCATCTGTGATACACATTAGGATCATGATTTCCAATAGCATTACGGcacaatattaatatatattatttgttgttcccttTTGGCATTTGGTAGAGCGATTTGTTTGAAACCAGaaactttaatgtgtgatgtcAGACTCAACAAGCAAATTCAGCACAAAAACATTCACATGAGCCAACGCAGGGGTATACTGTCCGCTCACCTTTATCTTTGAGCGCATGTAAGGCACACTTTGGGTCCTAATGCAACATTCTGGCTTGTGATCATCAGGTTGACCCTGTGCAGCAGAGGATGGCAGCTGTGCTGACGGGACGTGTGACTGAACATGTAGAAATGTGCTGTTTTTCTGTGCAGCTGTGAAGCAGGAGGATTCTGCAATGCTTCCCTCAGAGACGTCATGCACATATGGTGGAAAAAGGCACTCTATAGGGAGCAGAAGCAGCAGAGAGTAGTTATAGAAGAGCAAGATCAACACATTCTGACTGGACAATGCACTTAAGTACTGTTTGATACttacataatttttaaattagCATTATTAAATGCCAAATAGTATTTAGTATGAATAGACTTGTAATGAAATAACAAATTGACTTAATTTATTTTCGAATAGAAATACCATACATAAAAATTCTTTAACATGAaacaatacatttcaacatggtcgaaatggaGCACGACGaggcacaagcttattattttcccaccccattaccacacacatcattcgtctattacttcaacttattttttcttttacttatctcttcctattacatgagacatatgagccaaaaaatacatagtaccgcaaacagccattaattgaAATGTCACCATACttttctcattttattctttttcaatcacctctattcatccttatattcctttaataatatatatttatacaacttttttaattgattaatatcctgacattgtttgagaatctgttcctgactgttccataatttcacaccacatacagatattcacacatttttaaagttgtccttgtttttaATCTCCTAAAATGTaatctctcagattatatccccgcttgtctttcttcaaaaaaacttttgtatgcatTTCGGAAGTAAAtaattcctagctttaaacataaaatgtgctgttttaaatttaaccaaattattgaacttaaatatcttcaatctaaaaaataaagtttttaaataacgttatataaaagtaaatataagACTTTTAATACCCATTTAAGGCCAAGAAAGTAAAAtaagtttctttgtatattttctCAGTTTTATTTAAGGTAAATGtgagaattaaaaatatatatatgtttagtgCCAAGAAAAAAACTACTTTGTACCTTCTGATCACACTGCAAATGtgttatttttctgtattttcagtattttgttcttggtttattgtgcaaATGTCAAAAGATTCTTAAATAAAGACACATTTACTTGGGTAGCAAAAATATTCAAAAGATAAGTCTTGTTTGTCagaaaattgacattttaagaaAACTGATTTGAGATTATATTAAATTTTACTTAATTcaaactgaaaaaattatttatgcatattttgtgttttttatgcatttttattctaaataaatataaaacattgaccaatataatatacatttaacgAAATATGCAGAATCTAGAGTCACACAAGAGTCAAAGGCTATAacacacttaaaaatatataatgacaAAAACAATGACGCATTTTAGAAATTATTGACTGAGAAAAGTCCTCGTCATAACATTAACAAGTGATGTATGAAGATAATAATGAGAAACTCTTAATTTATTCAACTGCATTTGTAAGGTGAGCATTTCCAGCAATACCATTGTCAAAACTAAATTCTTATGTAATAACATACTTATACACCGAGTGTGAAATAGTGACACACGAACATGAACGGCACACTCACCAGGTATATACACGTCCCCGCGAGCCGAATCCGGAACCTCACTCCAGCTTCTTCTCCCAGCAGAGAAGTTCACTTTTTTGACCAAGAACGCTCGAGGCATGTTTTAAAAACCTAGCAAATAGTTTACGTTCGTCTTATTGAGTTAAGGAGAACTTTTCGCCGTAAACTGTTCAACTGTTATCCACAGTTCGTGTTCCCTAAAACAAGGAAACCGCCAGGTGAGGTGAGGTTGCGCATGCGCAGAAATCTAACGGCGCAGTGCAGGTACTACAAGAATAACCGGTTCTTAACGTAATGCAAATGTAACCTTATTGAAAAAGTAAGCCGCTTTCTTTGTAACTTAAATATTAacatgtattttactgtatttttcgaACACTATATAGTTTTGTAAGTTGGCTATAATTCCAGGCTTTTAAAGGGCGTGGGCCTGCTTCTTTGTTTATAAAGGCGTGCTGTCTtctgaggtgtgtgtgtatgtgtgtgtgttgggtttatttctgtagaaaaaaaagagTAGGCTATCAGCAGGGGGTCAGGCGTGTCCTGTTGCATACATTATGCATATTCTAACTAATCGTTAGTCcctaaaattagatttttcaaATTAATATGGAGTTAACAAAGCTTTGATATAAGGTTGATATATTTAACAAGCTTTAGGCGATTtttcagtttagctcagatcaAACCTCTGTATGCAAATAAACTTGGAGCATGTTATTGTCTCAAATCAGATAAGTCAGAGTCAGTATTTGCCCTcccacatacatgcatacaatgAAAACACAACCACACCTGTAATCTCCATTTGTTTATGGATGAAGCTTGTGAAAATGAGTACAGTGATTTGTGTTTCATACATATGCACTTTGTTGATACTGGTTAAGGGAATGTAGGTAGCCTATTTTTtggacaatgtttatttttatacacCGCAGGAAAGCATTGAGTAAGTAGACTGGGTCACTTTAAAAAGTCAGTTCCAGCATCTTGAAGCCTTTtgaaactataataaataaaataacgaaaTAAATCTGTCTAATGTGGTGACAACagatatattttgtttgtttgtatgttaaaaatgcaaatatttaaaattagcatttataatttatttataagtaataaATCATTTAAGCACTTTTGGAACACTAAAAAGGTGCTGCTTgtgtatatacaaatatttttaaaaaaattatttaagtttataaaatatattttttaagtttcatACTAGAAACACGTGAAACTTTACATCTGTACAACTTAATAATTCATTATCATTATGGAAtcatgactacatttacatgcatGACATGCAAgtttcaataaaaaattataaaatataatttagtttATGATAAATGCTTTtcgtttcccagtgttgggttgcggctggaagggtatgcgctgcttaaaacatatgctggataagttggcggttcattccgctgtggtgacccctgatttataaagagacaaagccgaaaagaaaatgaatgaatgaataaacgctTGTTGTCATTGtattttcaagacattttatctgtatttcttttttaatgacATGAATTATGAATTGTTATTATTAGAAAGTgttatgaataatatttattaagtACATAAAGATCTATGTATGTTCTTTTTACGAAGTAAAAAAAACCTCTAAAGTCTCCAATTGAGCTAATATAGCctacatttaaattataatattttttaattaatagcaaaaataaaaataagcaacatAGAATTAAGTGTCGGGAAACATTACATTATTTGCATTGCTCGTACACATTAAAAGCTCtttcaaaaagaataaaataattgtaaaatagtaAACACTGAAAATGTAGTAGGCTATATTACATTTAAGTTTAGTTTATGATTGTGCTTATCAGTACATGTAGCTGTACAATTTAATCATATTTCAAAGAGAAATATAGATGCATTTAAGTCCTACTTAAGTATGTAAAAAGAAGTTTAACCAActgtatttaatatacatttattacaggacATGTTACAGTTTAACTGAAATcttaaaaaaatgcagttaaatggtttaaaaacctTATGTAGACACTGTGCTGTGAAACATTAAACAGCCTAATTAAGTGCTTTTCAATAAAACAGTACAATTTCGTTTAGGGCACTCTTTTGGCCAGCAGCGGCCCTGCTAATAGTCTTTTAAAGGAAGAAACCATTTCTTGTAACTTACATGGCGTTCAAGAAAATGTTAGACCAGTTGCAGTTGGACTAATGAGGCAGCCGTAGTTTCAAAAAGAACAAACATGGCGTCGCCCTGTTGCCCATAATTTTCAGCATGTTGGATAATATAGTGTAACTGACTAATGTACATAAATGTATCCTCCTTGAAATCACAGTATTTCGAAGCTACTCGTTTTATTAAATCATCATGGCTCTTCAGCGCTTGTTATTCGGCGTAAGGCGTAGCTGTACATTCATTTCAGCTTGTCGGCGGACAGCTCTCCAGTCTTCAAGAGCGTTCACCTCTATATATACTCAGTTTATTAAAGTGACCGACACCAAGAGCATCTTTCGTCCACTCGTTTCCCCAGTGCGCGTGGCTTCATCCCGTGGAGCGTTCACCTTCACCTCCGCTGCGGTCGCGAAGGACGTGCTGCTCTTTGAACACGACCGGACGCGCTTCTTCAGACTGCTGGCTATATTCTGTAGTGGTCAGTTTCTGTTCTGGGCGTATTTGGGCCATTTCGCTTTTACAAGTCTAAGAGACACGAGGAAATACAGTGAACCTCAGAAGGTCAGAACTGAACTGGGGGGTTTCTTCAGTTTTGATATGAACCTGGGCTCAAATGCCTGGAGGTATGGATTCACTTCTGGATGCTTGATTATTGGTAAGACTCGACTCTGCATTGGACATTCAAAAATATAAGatattgtaataataaacatgcattttattgttattgtgaaTATTTATAATTGAAAGTTTTAGGATAAATGTTaggaatgttattattatatgcacTGATGTCCATCACAGCAAGCTTGACTTAATTAATAGCCCACATGAGTAggtaatagtaattaatagtagtttttctagtattttaatagtgctgtcaaaagattaattgaatattcattcattcattttctttccgcttagttgtttatcaggggtcggcacagtggaatgaaccgccaacttttccagcatatgttttacacagcagatgccctttttccagcactgggaaacacttgaatattcacacacatacactacagccagtttagcttattcagtttacCTATGTGTTTGCGCAAGTGTTTGAactggcgaccttcttgctgtgaggtgacagtgctaaccactgagccactgtgccgccccttaatataatatatatgcacaatattTATAGACCATGAGTACACATGTATTATGtaaatgcaaacttttattttcattgtgaTTGTTTTACAGCACTAATTTTTATGCATACTATAGTTAAatgtataatactgtatatattatagtattacaAAACTGTTAATGAATTCTACATACTGTAGCTGTTGTATTAATTAGTGaattgataaactgtaataaatactgtagtattctTTAGTGTTTAATACAGTAAGGTCTGCTGTTGTAAAATAAGTATAATACACCCTCTAGTCATAGAAAACAGGACAGTATTGAGTAATTGGTTTACATGTGTTACTTCAGCAGCTATAGGAATACAGCAGTAGattaataaatgtactttattATGATTTGGTTAAAAAACTTTATAGTATGCATTATAAATATTCGCCCCagtttgaggtcaagagcactctgaagcaggttttcattcaggatgtctctgtacgttgctgcatttatctttccctctatcctgagtagtcttccagttcctgctgctaaaaaaacatccccacagcatgatgctgccaccaccatgcttcactgtagggatgatattagcctggtgatgagcggtgcctggttttctccaaacgtaatgcctggctcactccaaaaagttcaattttagtctcatcagagcagagaattttgtttcttaaggTCTGAGAgtgcttcagatgccttttgactAATTCCAGGTGAGGAGTggtttccgtctggccactctaccatacaggcctgattggtggattgctgcacagattgttgttttttctgtaaGGATCTCCTCTCTCTACAAAAGCACactagagctcagacagagtgaccatcaggttattgatcacctccctgactaaggcccttctcccccgatcactcagcttagatggccggccagctctaggaagagtcctggtggttccaaacatcttccatttacggatgatggaggccactgtgctcattggaactttcagagcagcataattgtttctgtaaccttccctcgccttgtgcctcgagacaatcctgtctcggcggtctacagacaattcctttgtcatcatgcttggtttgtgctttgacatgcactatcaaccctgggaccttatatagacaagtgtatgccttttcaaatcatgtccaatcaactgtatttaccacaagtgaactccaattacgctgctgaaacatctcaagaatgaccagtggaaactgaatgtacctgagctcaatttagagcttcacggcaaaggctgaatactgatgtacatgtgatttttcatttatttattttttttaaatatttgcaacaatttcaaaaaatatttttccacattgtcattacggggtattgtgtgtagaattttgaagaaataaattaatttaatccattgtgGAATACGGCTGTAGgctttgaatactttccagattCACTGTATTTGTTGCTGTTAATGTTGGTTAATGTATTAACATTTATCAGTGAGACGAGACGTTAATGTCTAATATAATcgttttgcaatttaatttgtttaaaacatttgattaTTCTGAACATTTGTATACAATAGAAAGTAATGCACAAAAATCTAGTTCTTCGTAATTCTACATGTTAAGTAACCTTTTTATTCAGCTAATGCCAATATCATAACAATACAAAATAGTACAATAAATGCTTCAGCAATTATCATGAAATGAAAATCCTTTTATTTTTCCAgctctgttaagttgttaattgTTTGTTGTTGCAGGTGGAGGAATCCTTGCTTTGGCATCATTGTTCAGCCGTCGCTCTGTCAGTCGTGTGATTCTGCATAAAGGAGGTGCAAAAGTGACCGTTTACACACAGTCTCCACTTGGACCCCAGAGATCTCACCACTTGACTGTGCCTTTGAGTCAAGTGGCCTGTTATGCTCACAGACAGGAATCACATTCATTTATCCCTCTGAAAGTCAAAGGCTACAAGTTCTACTTCCTTATGGACAAAGAAGGAACTGTGAACAACCCTAAACTGTTTGACATTACTGTTGGGGCTTACAGATCCTTATAATATGTTCTTCATGTATTTCTGCAGTTCACCCTTCATTGTGTTAAATATCTGCTGCTCTGAATGATGAATAAAGTGTATTTTTGTCTAAAATGTGTGCTGACAAGCTTATTATATTTCTGCCATGACACACAGACTTAGTCATTT
The sequence above is drawn from the Danio aesculapii chromosome 21, fDanAes4.1, whole genome shotgun sequence genome and encodes:
- the tmem223 gene encoding transmembrane protein 223; translated protein: MALQRLLFGVRRSCTFISACRRTALQSSRAFTSIYTQFIKVTDTKSIFRPLVSPVRVASSRGAFTFTSAAVAKDVLLFEHDRTRFFRLLAIFCSGQFLFWAYLGHFAFTSLRDTRKYSEPQKVRTELGGFFSFDMNLGSNAWRYGFTSGCLIIGGGILALASLFSRRSVSRVILHKGGAKVTVYTQSPLGPQRSHHLTVPLSQVACYAHRQESHSFIPLKVKGYKFYFLMDKEGTVNNPKLFDITVGAYRSL